The following proteins come from a genomic window of Acetomicrobium thermoterrenum DSM 13490:
- a CDS encoding TAXI family TRAP transporter solute-binding subunit — translation MKKRTLLAVALLSLVAFVGTAYAVTYITIASGGIGGTYYPLGGVMAEILTKAGIDVKATSRATSASRENCRLVASGRAHIGMSMGSTLYQAYTGTEAFEEDGALPLRILMHMYPAPHHIVTTKGTGITKFEDIIGKRVSVGAPGGGDQVLTNMILEAAGIDPDKDIKKQQLTQPEGVMALKDGNVDVVFWNFATPGSAVLEVAAVRDIVMIPIPQDVVDKVVEKFPFMFPYKIPKGTYPGKEEDVLTVADGNFLVVNKDMDEELAYKLVKTIIENREEIMKSIPQAEHFVPEEASIAIIPVHPGAAKYFKEHGIEVPVE, via the coding sequence ATGAAAAAAAGGACGTTATTGGCAGTTGCTTTGTTATCTTTGGTAGCCTTTGTGGGCACAGCTTACGCCGTCACTTATATCACCATAGCATCAGGAGGGATTGGAGGTACATACTATCCTTTAGGAGGGGTTATGGCGGAAATTTTGACAAAGGCCGGCATCGACGTAAAAGCCACATCCAGGGCTACTTCCGCGTCGAGGGAAAATTGTCGTCTTGTGGCCTCAGGTAGAGCGCATATAGGGATGTCCATGGGCTCCACACTCTACCAAGCCTACACCGGAACGGAGGCCTTTGAAGAAGATGGTGCTTTGCCCCTGCGAATACTGATGCATATGTATCCGGCGCCTCATCACATAGTGACGACGAAAGGTACGGGAATAACCAAGTTCGAGGACATTATTGGTAAAAGAGTTTCCGTCGGCGCGCCCGGCGGAGGCGACCAGGTTCTTACGAACATGATCCTGGAAGCGGCAGGAATAGATCCGGATAAGGACATTAAAAAACAACAGCTGACTCAACCAGAGGGCGTAATGGCCCTTAAAGACGGAAATGTGGATGTAGTCTTTTGGAACTTCGCCACTCCCGGGTCTGCAGTGCTGGAAGTGGCCGCTGTTCGCGATATAGTCATGATACCCATTCCACAGGATGTCGTCGATAAGGTAGTAGAGAAATTTCCCTTCATGTTTCCCTATAAAATCCCCAAAGGAACCTATCCAGGTAAAGAAGAAGACGTTCTCACCGTTGCCGACGGCAACTTCCTGGTTGTTAACAAGGACATGGATGAAGAACTGGCCTACAAGCTCGTCAAGACCATCATAGAAAATAGGGAAGAGATCATGAAATCCATTCCACAGGCCGAGCATTTTGTACCCGAAGAGGCAAGCATTGCTATTATACCTGTCCATCCGGGGGCCGCAAAATACTTTAAAGAGCACGGCATAGAGGTACCTGTAGAATAA
- a CDS encoding aspartate aminotransferase family protein, whose protein sequence is MGGKVFQRNFKAVMPRVVKGEGIYLYDEEGKRYLDGCSGALISNLGHGVPEIIDAITEQLKTIEFAHTSRWRSAALEEAAEEVASIAPEGLDYVWFVSGGSEAVESAIKLARQYFVERDGVSTSKALIVARWNSYHGSTIGTMAVGGSIPRRRIYSPLFKEYPKIVAHYCYRCPFGKKYPECGIACAHQLEDIIKNIGSQYISAFIAEPMVGSAIGALVPPDEYWPIVREICDRYDILLIADEVMTGFGRTGVNFCVNHWNVTPDIIATAKGMAAGYVPTGGIIIRNEIAETIRNGSGAFVHGHTYNGNPVSGAATAAVIRYMKKHDLVTNARLQGEKLGRGLKEIEASNSIVGDVRGRGLMWGVELVMDKESKKPFPKSKGAAALAMKECLDRGLVIYPGGGMVDGIDGDNFLIGPPLVITAEQVDELLNKLEEGLAATAEKLL, encoded by the coding sequence ATGGGTGGCAAGGTTTTTCAGCGCAATTTCAAGGCGGTTATGCCAAGGGTAGTAAAGGGTGAGGGGATATACCTTTACGATGAAGAAGGAAAGCGTTATCTCGATGGTTGCAGTGGGGCCTTGATCTCCAATTTAGGCCATGGTGTTCCTGAAATTATCGACGCAATAACCGAGCAGCTGAAAACTATAGAATTTGCCCACACTTCGCGATGGCGTAGCGCTGCATTGGAAGAGGCGGCCGAGGAAGTCGCAAGCATAGCCCCCGAAGGGCTGGATTATGTATGGTTTGTGAGCGGCGGAAGCGAAGCCGTAGAATCCGCGATCAAGCTGGCGCGTCAGTATTTCGTCGAAAGAGACGGCGTCAGCACTTCTAAAGCACTTATCGTAGCCAGATGGAATTCCTATCATGGAAGTACAATTGGTACCATGGCAGTCGGAGGCAGCATACCCCGACGTCGCATCTACTCTCCGCTCTTCAAAGAGTACCCCAAGATCGTGGCTCATTACTGTTATCGCTGTCCCTTTGGCAAGAAATATCCTGAATGTGGCATTGCCTGCGCCCATCAGCTGGAGGACATCATAAAAAATATCGGCTCCCAATATATCTCTGCCTTCATAGCCGAACCCATGGTCGGTTCTGCCATTGGGGCGTTGGTCCCCCCCGACGAATACTGGCCTATAGTTCGTGAAATATGCGACCGTTATGACATTTTGCTCATTGCCGACGAAGTGATGACTGGCTTCGGCAGGACCGGTGTCAACTTCTGCGTGAACCACTGGAACGTAACCCCTGACATAATCGCAACGGCGAAGGGCATGGCCGCCGGTTATGTCCCTACGGGTGGAATCATCATTAGAAATGAGATCGCCGAGACGATACGTAACGGAAGCGGTGCCTTTGTCCATGGCCACACCTACAACGGAAATCCAGTAAGCGGTGCTGCTACAGCTGCCGTCATACGATACATGAAAAAGCACGATTTAGTAACTAACGCTCGCCTTCAGGGCGAAAAACTTGGCAGGGGCCTTAAAGAGATAGAGGCTTCCAATTCAATAGTGGGAGATGTAAGAGGAAGGGGGCTTATGTGGGGCGTAGAGCTGGTCATGGATAAAGAAAGCAAAAAGCCATTCCCTAAAAGCAAAGGCGCTGCCGCGTTGGCGATGAAGGAATGCCTCGATAGGGGGCTTGTCATCTACCCTGGCGGAGGGATGGTGGACGGCATAGATGGCGACAACTTCCTCATCGGTCCTCCTCTCGTCATAACCGCCGAGCAGGTAGATGAATTGTTGAACAAGTTAGAAGAAGGATTAGCGGCGACGGCTGAAAAGTTGCTTTAA